Part of the Chloroflexota bacterium genome, CGGATGGTGCCCGGCAGCGGCAGGGGCAGGGCGAAGACCATGCCCACGCGACGCCGCAGGCTCGGCACGTCAAACCCCGGCGCGTAGATGTCCTCCCCGTCCAGTAGGATGCGCCCCGACATGTGGCCGTCCTCCACCAGGTCGTTCAGGCGGTTCAGCAGGCGCAGGAGCGTGGTCTTCCCGCCGCCCGCCGGGCCGAAGAAGACGGTAATCGCGCGCGCGGGCACGTCCAGCGTGATGTGGCGCAGCACCTGCTGGTCGCCGTAGGCGTAGGACACGTCTTGAATCTGGATTTTCGTTTCAGCCACGTGCACGCTCCATCGGGTGATGACGACCTACCATTGCCGCCGACGGCGGAAGTAACTGCGAATCATCGTGGCGACCACGTTCAGCGACAGGACAAGCCCCAGCAGCACCAGCGCCGTCCCGAATTGAATCTTCTGCGGCATGCCGGGAACCTGGGTGCTCACGACGTAGAGATGGTAGGGCAGGGCCATCGTCTGATCCAGGGGCGACCGCGGCAATCGCGGCAGGTAGAATGCCGCCACGGTGAACAGGATTGGCGCGGTCTCGCCCGCGGCGCGCAGCAGCCCCAGGATGACGCCCGTGATGATGCCCGGCAGCGCCTGGGGCAGCACGATGTGGCGGATGGCCTGCCACCGCGTCCCGCCCAGACTGGCGCTGACGGTGCGGAACTCGGTGGGGACGGCCCGCAGCGCCTCTTCGGCGGTGCTGATGATGACGGGCAAGGTCATGATGGAGAGCGTCAGCGATCCGGCGACGATGGAAGTGCCGAATCCGAGCAGGAGCACGAATAGCCCCAGCCCGAACAGGCCGTACACCACCGACGGGATGCCCGCCAGGTTGATGATGGCCAAGCGTATGGCGCGGGTAACCCACGTGTCGCGGGCGTATTCGGACAGGTAGATGGCGCCGCCCACGCCCAGGGGAATGGCAACGATGGCCGTGCCGAGGGTGAGCACGACGGTGCCCACGATGGCAGGGAAGATTCCGCCGGCCCGCATCCCGTCGCGGGGCATGGCCGTCAGGAACTCCCAGTTGATGGCCGCCGCCCCTCGGATGACGATCACCGCGACGACGGCCAGGATGGGAATGACCACGGCGAGCGCCGCCAACGTCAGCAGCGCAAACCCCACTCGCTGGGCGACAAATCGGTTCCTCATCGCAACCCTCCTCGCCGCCGTTTGCGGAACATGGTAGAGGCTGCCGCCAGGTTGATGAGGAACGTGATGACAAACAGGATAATCCCGATGGCAAAGAGGACATGGTAATGCACGCTCCCGTGGGCCACCTCGCCCATCTCCGCGGCGATGGTGGCGGTCATGGTGCGCACCGGCCGGAACAGGGCGTCCAGTCCCAGGGGCAGGCGCGCCGCGTTGCCGGTAACCATCATCACGGCCATGGTCTCGCCGATGGCGCGGCCCATGCCCAGCATGACGGCGGTAACGATGCCCGAGCGAGCCGCCGGAACCACCACGCGCCAGATGGTCTGCCATTGCGTCGCGCCCATGGCCAGGCCCGCGTCGCGGTACATTTTGGGCACGGCGTCCAGCGCGTCCTCGGCCACGCTGATGATGGTGGGCAGTGACATGTAGGCCAGGATGAGCGCGCCGGTGAACGCCACCAGCCCCGTCGGCGCGCCGAAGGTTTCGCGGACGATGGGCGCCACCAGCGTCATGCCGAAGAACCCCAGCACCACCGACGGAATCCCCGCCAGCACCTCTATCATGGGTTTGAGGATTTCCCGCGCCCAGTTCGGGGCCACCTCGCGGATGAACACGGCCGCGGCCACGCCCAGCGGCAGGGCGATGACGATGGCGCTGATGGTGATGAGCACCGATCCCAGGATGAGCGGCAGCGTCCCGAACAGGCCAAACGTCGGGTACCAGCGTGTGCCGAACAGGTTGCCCAGGTCTATCTGCGCGAAGGCGGGCAGTCCTTCTCGGAGCAGGAACAAGAAGATGAGGATGACGAACCCGACGGTGGAGAAGCCGATGACCCGAATCAGCGACTCAATGGCGAATTCCGCCCAGCGCACGCGCGGTGTGTGTTTCATGGCGCAGCCGAGCCTCCCGTTGGCGATTGCTTTAGTGGCACGAACCCCACGCCGGCGACCAGCCGCTGCCCGTCGCCCAGCACCCAGTCCAGATACGCGCGGACGTGCGGGCTTGGCTCGCCCACGGTGTACATGTACAGGGGGCGCGCGATGGGATATGTGCCGTCGTTGACCGTCTCGGCCGACGGCAGGACGAAGGGGCCGTTGGCATCTCGCGCGATGGCCAGCGTCTTCTGGTCGGGCGTTACGTACCCCAGGCCGTCGTAGCCGATGGCGTTGGGGTTTTGGCGCACCTCGGCGCTGATGCCTTCGGA contains:
- the pstA gene encoding phosphate ABC transporter permease PstA, translating into MRNRFVAQRVGFALLTLAALAVVIPILAVVAVIVIRGAAAINWEFLTAMPRDGMRAGGIFPAIVGTVVLTLGTAIVAIPLGVGGAIYLSEYARDTWVTRAIRLAIINLAGIPSVVYGLFGLGLFVLLLGFGTSIVAGSLTLSIMTLPVIISTAEEALRAVPTEFRTVSASLGGTRWQAIRHIVLPQALPGIITGVILGLLRAAGETAPILFTVAAFYLPRLPRSPLDQTMALPYHLYVVSTQVPGMPQKIQFGTALVLLGLVLSLNVVATMIRSYFRRRRQW
- the pstC gene encoding phosphate ABC transporter permease subunit PstC, which codes for MKHTPRVRWAEFAIESLIRVIGFSTVGFVILIFLFLLREGLPAFAQIDLGNLFGTRWYPTFGLFGTLPLILGSVLITISAIVIALPLGVAAAVFIREVAPNWAREILKPMIEVLAGIPSVVLGFFGMTLVAPIVRETFGAPTGLVAFTGALILAYMSLPTIISVAEDALDAVPKMYRDAGLAMGATQWQTIWRVVVPAARSGIVTAVMLGMGRAIGETMAVMMVTGNAARLPLGLDALFRPVRTMTATIAAEMGEVAHGSVHYHVLFAIGIILFVITFLINLAAASTMFRKRRRGGLR